The following DNA comes from Scomber scombrus chromosome 7, fScoSco1.1, whole genome shotgun sequence.
gtgtgtatgtgtatgtgtatgaaggTCAGGATGAGAGGAGAATACAGGGGGAAAAGGAtacagtgagagagacagggagtgagaaaacagagagagtgagggagtaGAAGACTGACAGATGGCATCCTCACTGTCCTACTCACAAGAAGGAAGCCACTGACAtgtggtggggtggggggggggggctccatTCCAAAGACTGTATGGTTAGTCACTGATGTCCACGTGATACAATGGACATGAATCAGTGTTGGATTTAGATTTGTATCTGCTCCTTCAGTATAAAGTCAAGGTAAAAGACTGCACATAAACATTTCGTGGTAAAAGTCAAGTAGAATTCCCAAGGTGCATTTCAGCaagaaacagccaatcacagagcttaaCATTCAGTCACATGCATTGCTACCAGCTGGCATAAGCTACAGATTACAATGTTGAGGAAACTGATTTTACAATTAACAATGAACCAGTTTACTTTTCATTTCTGGCTCACTTTTGAGTGAATTTAGTAACTATGGCAACACGTTCTGTTTACAACTTCAGGGACTAAGTGTTTGGAATTCATTACGCTCTGATTCACGCCATCAAATCATGTCAcaaatctgtgacatcatcacaatgtaaagtgtATGGGCTGAGACGGGAGGGCCACCAggggaaacactactgcacatattcagtgggcTGCATATGgatgtatatatatttcatacacaatTAACGCCTGTTGTTTCTTCTCCATAGCAATGGCAGCTGAGACttatgggtattgtagtattctTAGCTGTCCACCAAAATCACAGACAAAACTTAATTTCTCAGAAATTGAAATAATATGGTCAGAATATAAGCATGTAGGATCGTTACTATGGCAACATATTCTGAGGAGAGTTCTGAATTTCTGTTTTCAGTAATATTGATGATATCCTTTACAGAAAAACTTGAAATTGGACTATAGAATGGGGAAAAATACTTGGCCCCACCCACTACACAATTCTATTGTGAGTGTTTCTGAATTTCCAGAAACTCCATCAGAGTGAGACATCTTTCCAGTCTATCACTATCAATTTCAGGGGTCACGTTCTCTGGTTCAACTTTCATATCATATGCTTTGCTGCTATGTAACTACAAGTATCAGAGCAGAAAACCTGATCAGGACATCCCAACATATTCTCTCTGTatctgagagagagatgagaagtTGGATATCAGTGTTAGGTACAGTGCTGCAGTCAGGACATGGCACACTGCAGCTCTCAGTGCAGGTACATTTATGAGGATATTACCATAGTGACGTCTTGAGCTCCACATTCTTCTTCTCTATATACTGTAGctagattgtaaaaaaaaaaagagttgccTCTATATTCTAAATGAAGATACTCctaatttaaatattacagaATCATATACATAAGAACCCACATGAAGGATATGAAAAATCTATCcattacacaaaaatataagaGAATACCATGTCATACAGGAAAAAGATGACAGTGGTAGGAGCATAGTCCCTTTCTCTTAAACCTAAGTAAGTTAACATTGAAAGGAATGTATCAAAAACATTGCAAGTTAACAGTCAAAGGCAAATATCACTCTGTAGGTAACATGTCAGTAATAAGCTGGTTCCAGAAAACCTACACCTAACTATTAGATTGTATCATTCTGTCGGAACTCACCGAGGAGCTTCCGTCCGGGTGAACAAAAAGAGACCATTTCATACTAAACAGATTGCAACTTTGAATGATTCGACTCCATTTGGCTCCTCAGACTCCTCAAACTGCATATTAGTTTCAACTGAACATTGGAAGTTGTTTTTCATAGAACAAAgtctgtggattttggcccccatctcTTACAGTGTGTTCACCTTCCACTGAAATACCTTCAGGCTCAGTATGAAGAGTGGAATGGGGAAGCCCCAAAATTCCATTTCATAGATACATTTTTGTATACGCCTCTGAGTTCAAGATGAGTCATCAACTAGGTGAAATGTGTTACAGGATGAGAAAAGACATGcattttgatataaaaacactcaGAAATGACAAATAATTGTGATTAAATGTTAGACTTTAAGATGTAGCAGAAAAAAGCAGAATCATACCAATGATGATCCTGTGTTTGGGAATCCCAGCATTGACCTCATCCTGAATGATGGACCCTAAGGTGCTGCACATGGCATCTATGGACTCTAGGTGCTCTGGACAGTCCCGTGAGATCTTGTGACGGTCGAACCAGACAGTAGACAGAGCCCCTCGCATGGGTGTGTATGGCCTGATGGCATTACgacaggggtcagaggtcatctGCATGGCTACAGTTCAACAGTCATTCATTCTGCTGCTCTACAGGCAGACTTGTTCAGTGAATACATTAAGTGTAGTGTTAGGTGGTATGTTTCCCCTCTACACCAATGGAAAATACCATAACAACGAACATCTGTTTTCTTGCTACTTAGACTTCCTCCAGTAAAAATCTGAGGAAAATTGGACATCACTGCTGTTTGCTTTCCCAATCACTCAAAGCAGAGAGCATCATAATGAAGTCTGTATGTACAGTGACACCGTTTTATGAATAAATCTTAATGTTCTGAGTAAATGAAGAAGTAACCTCATTTGACTGGTAAACTTCAAAATACTGTCACATTATTATCACAAAAGAGATGTGGttataaaagtaaaacatatgGATATTAGTTACaatcaaatgtttatttgatttattatacATTTGTCTACTTCCAGCCATTCctcactttaattaaaaacaaactcctGTCTCATTAGAATTCTACCTGGTTAGCTACTTGAGAATCACTGTCCTGTCTTGTAAAtctttggataaaagtgtcttccaaatgactaaatgtaaaatgtgaaatatgatgTGACCAAGCTGTAGACCTACCTAGCTGGAGCTGTAGGGTAAATGACTTTGATGTGGGTGAAAGCCAGATCTGGAACTATCACATCACGGACCCAGGCTCTCAATCCCTGCCCAGTgtcacctacacacacagacataagaCACAGTCAACAGGTCAATCATACAGACTGCATGATGACACAGTATGTGAATCGTGGAAGATGACACatgatatatattattacaattattttgtTAAGTCACATGTATTAACATTTCTGTACAGGTTGTAATATATTCTGCTCACACAAATAACAGCCTGTGTGAAAGTGTACATCTTATCATGTATTAAGGAAATGTGGACaatacttttattgtgaaggtcCTAAAAAGGATGTATGGTATTGGGCtgtattgtgttgttgttgttgaacatGGCAGTCGCCAGGTTACCATAAAAAAAGTCATCTTCTTTTCATGTAACAATTCTTTTATACTCTACTTGGTGGCATGTACCATAACAAGCATGTTTGACACTGTTGTGCTTTTATTAAATGTACTAACATGCCAGCTTAACACCAACATCTCTATTAGAGCAGAGAGTGACTGCAGCTTTATCTGAAACATCCAACATGAATACTGGGCTTCAGAAGAAAAGCTGACACAACTTGTGGCACATTTGATGGTGTATTATTAACCAATTAGTTAGTATAGAACAGGAAGAAGGTTTTAAGACAGAATACTGtgttatggggaaaaaaaagaacagtagAAAAGTAAATGACAGCAGAATAATGTGAGGAATAACATCaattattttccactttcaatTTCTTCTCAGTAGCCTActcaaaatgtctgttgtgaAAAGGGTCTGCTCTCTCATTAAATAAATGTCCATTTAAAGGATATGGACTATGACATTGAGAATGTTATTAGTCTTTAGAGTGACTAATGGGGCTGGAGATAGAACATATATATCAGGctgtggatacacacacaataggcctacttgtaagtaggatgaattcattgttggtttagcCATGCTTGAGATTTGCTACATAAAAAAGTGAGGGTTTCATTAATGACCACACACATCAACTCataaagtaagtaaagtaaacaCATAAAGTGAAGAGAACATAAACTCAGCATCAACATCTGGCCTTTAAATGAGTGTCAGTACTCAGAGGAACCGTCGCGTCTTTGTGATGTGTACTTTCtactgtgacagtgagtgaaGCAGCAGTGGACTGAAGGCGTGTGTGTACAGTTCTACTGCAGCGTTCtactaaataaatacaatcaCCATGAAATCAACAGAAACTTCCCAAAAATGTATTAGATGTTAAAGAGCACCTGAGCCGTGCAGGAAAATAACGGAGGCGGAATGTTTCCCCGTCGGAGAAACAACACACTTCTGCAGCTTCCTCACAGCAGCCATGACAGCTTGAAGGGAATCACGCGAGAGGGTCGGACTGCGCGAGAATGACCGCAATTGgctgaaagcagagagagctATGAGTCCAACACTTCTATTGGTCCATTTCCACACAGCTCATAATAATATAGATCTGTTCTCTTCATATAGTCACTTCTTATTAGGACACATAAACAtcagcatacacacactgtagaaCATTAAACAGCACAATCCAAGTCATAATACACATGTAACAGAGTTAATTATGTAGTAATAGAATATATGTCTCGAGttaaatattattgtatatattattatataattacacAAAATGGTTTTGTACCTGACTTGTTGCTCCTCCGGTCAAGGGGgatgtgtgagtgtctgtgtttgtaccCTAACGTTCATTTCCGTGTGTAAGTTTTGCTTCCTCTGCCTCTCCCCTTTGGTCACTGCAACCCATGGGAGAGGTACGCAtctcttctgtttgtttgtttgttagcttAAGTTTTTGTATAGTAtgctaacatgttttttgtgtcatttgatGTGTGTAGGGGATCATATGTGTAACTGATTGAggattttgttgtgtgtttctgtgatcaGTCATCAGAATAAACGGAGGTCGCATTCAAAATCATCCTGCCTgggtctctgctgctgcatctacacaacgcacacacacatacagttacacacatacaaaaacaacaaagtaaaacaggctatataaaagtaaaagtaaatggtaaatggactgtacttatatagcacttttctaatCATTACGACcacgcttttacactacatgtcattcacccattcacacacattgaTACAGTGATGGCAGGACAGCTGACTCCGGACTATCATCCATTCTCATCCTTCTTGATCTGAGTGTGGCCTTCGACACCATTTCCCACCCCATCCTCCTCGACCGTCCCGCCCCCCTCCCTATGTGTCTGTTTACAGGAAATCAAATCCTGGTTATCCTCcaactttctcaaactcaacAGTGATAAatctgaggtcctcctcattggttCTAAATCCTCTCTCACTAACACTCCCAGTTTCACCATCCCCATTGACAACTCCTCtgtttccccctccactcagGTTAACAGCCTGGGTGTCGTCATTGACAGCTCTTTGTCATTCCAGACTCACATTAATAATGTTACCCGGTCGGCCTACTTTCATCTTTGCAATATTAACCACCTCCGTCCGTCCGTCACTTCCAACAGCGCTGCCATCCTGGTCCACACTCTAGTTACATCCCGCCTAGACTATTGTTACTCCCTTCTCTTCGGTCTCCCCCACAAGTCCCTCCGTaagctccaactggtccagaactcagctgtTCATATTGTCTCCAGAACTCCATCCTGGCtcttcactggcttcctgtcaaatttcgCATAGACTTTaaaatcctgcttcacactttcaagGCCTTCCACAACCCCCGCCCCCCCatacctctctgacctcctccacatcaatACTCCCTCCCGGGCACTCAGATCAGCCTCTTCCATCAGCCTCACTGTGccctctgcccgtctgtccaccatggggtccagagccttcagccgctctgccccccgcctctggAACTCCCTCCCCCCCGAC
Coding sequences within:
- the lyplal1 gene encoding lysophospholipase-like protein 1; amino-acid sequence: MAAVRKLQKCVVSPTGKHSASVIFLHGSGDTGQGLRAWVRDVIVPDLAFTHIKVIYPTAPARPYTPMRGALSTVWFDRHKISRDCPEHLESIDAMCSTLGSIIQDEVNAGIPKHRIIIGGFSMGGAMALHLGCRYHPDVAGVFALSSFLNKDSAAFKAPEEHLRSGHSLPELFQCHGTNDDLVLHQWGEDTSVLLRKTGMTTTFHSFSGLYHQLSQPEMELLKSWILSKLPPTTST